One stretch of Prosthecobacter dejongeii DNA includes these proteins:
- a CDS encoding DUF7133 domain-containing protein, with protein sequence MQRSFLFLSAFGLLSSSLSALTLEEMNQRQQPMPTVAEKDLPPLKNKPEPFPGLVKHPGYEAHTWVRFPFVENPGSFGFDPKGRLYVAEANRFWRGVPDLRGANELIRGDFQATTLEDRANLYKTWAARFPTTFFTNTADRLIRLEDRDGNGAADHRTLFSDRFHEPLDGIGFSVLAEEDAVYFTCIPNLWKLTDANDDGVADAEKALVGGFGVRVSFIGHDLHGITRGPDGRLYFSVGDRGYHVTTQDGRVLSGAGRGAIFRCESDGSGFEVFCKGLRNPQELAFDEAGNLFTFDNTGDIGDLARMVYALEGSDSGWDMSHQSAHQYVTMLDWEDFHPKTSMWVAEKMFETFNEEQPQWVYPPASHVARGPSGVTFLTGVSLPEDLRGKFLLANYRGASQGCTVLTVGIEPKGAGYVANSEDVLVEGVGVTDVELGYDGSLYLCDFGGGWSINTNGAIEKLTPKDAALKKAGAETQVIFAKGLKDEPVAKLMAYLESPDKRLRQAAQFELVKRKETTVLTALTNDATKPLKTRLHGIWALDQLGRQGVPVGDTLTSLTEDKESEIRAQAARALGSVRVLESQEALLALLKDESPRVRSLAAIALQRVTKPGDAKVTEALYEVAARQGAGAVDPVLRHAVLSALDVIGTVPAATARAQAAEREVRLTALLFLRRHQSPECALFLKDNDAQIRREAVRAIYDTAAVDGPAGDAVAALAPEAAAFPPTLQQRIVAANYRRGGAENARHLLHLVKEAKLDAATRSAALHALRLWEKQIVTDPVLGLYRPLPKAERTLTRLGQAIEADLRALLASELPPQLASLALKLAAETGVRLEPKTLQNFTANPALAAEVRTAALDSLVTSAPAEAGEQVRRLMADANPAVSAAALTHGYTLKLDGLAEISRAAIASGPLVKARAGIAGLTTTHPEEIATLWQKRESNGLRRGLWLDVFLALQAQTTPATQALVSAHVASAPDAVYRLSETGGDALRGESVFRNQGGCLQCHKVGSDGGIQGPDLTKIGERLKADKLVESLVNPNAVIAPGYGLAAITMKDGTLLMGRLAKENKDAVEIVGMDGKPAKLERSTIASIAPPVSAMPPLGTALPPRDLRDLVAYLASRTAANKKAGKDEASHGDEKIAK encoded by the coding sequence ATGCAGCGCTCGTTTCTCTTTCTTTCGGCCTTTGGCCTCCTCAGTTCCTCTCTGTCTGCCCTAACGCTGGAGGAGATGAACCAGCGGCAACAGCCGATGCCAACGGTGGCAGAAAAGGACCTGCCGCCGCTGAAAAATAAGCCGGAGCCCTTCCCTGGCCTGGTGAAGCATCCAGGCTATGAAGCGCATACGTGGGTGCGGTTTCCATTCGTCGAAAATCCCGGCAGCTTTGGTTTTGACCCGAAAGGCCGCCTGTATGTGGCGGAGGCAAATCGCTTTTGGCGTGGGGTGCCAGATCTGCGCGGCGCGAATGAACTGATCCGTGGGGACTTCCAGGCGACGACGCTGGAGGACCGGGCGAATCTCTACAAGACCTGGGCGGCACGTTTTCCCACCACTTTTTTCACCAACACGGCGGATCGCCTGATCCGGCTGGAAGACCGCGATGGCAACGGCGCGGCAGATCATCGCACGCTGTTTTCAGATCGTTTTCACGAGCCCCTGGATGGCATCGGCTTTTCCGTTTTGGCGGAAGAGGATGCGGTGTATTTCACCTGCATCCCGAATCTGTGGAAGCTGACGGATGCGAACGATGACGGCGTGGCCGATGCGGAAAAGGCGCTGGTGGGCGGCTTTGGCGTGCGGGTATCCTTCATCGGGCATGATCTGCATGGCATCACTCGCGGGCCGGATGGGCGGCTGTATTTTTCCGTGGGGGATCGGGGGTACCACGTCACCACGCAGGATGGCCGGGTGCTGTCTGGTGCGGGGCGCGGGGCCATCTTTCGCTGTGAATCTGACGGCAGCGGTTTTGAGGTCTTTTGCAAAGGGCTGCGCAATCCGCAGGAGCTGGCCTTCGATGAAGCGGGAAATCTTTTCACCTTCGATAACACGGGCGACATCGGCGACCTAGCGCGCATGGTGTATGCCTTGGAAGGCAGCGACTCGGGCTGGGACATGAGCCACCAGTCCGCCCATCAGTACGTGACCATGCTGGACTGGGAGGACTTTCACCCGAAGACCTCCATGTGGGTGGCGGAAAAGATGTTTGAGACCTTCAATGAGGAGCAGCCGCAGTGGGTGTACCCACCGGCCTCGCATGTGGCGCGTGGCCCCTCTGGCGTGACCTTTCTCACGGGGGTTTCTTTGCCAGAAGATCTGCGCGGTAAATTCCTGCTGGCGAACTATCGCGGGGCCTCCCAGGGCTGCACGGTGCTGACGGTGGGCATCGAGCCGAAAGGCGCGGGGTATGTGGCGAATTCCGAAGACGTCTTGGTGGAAGGCGTGGGCGTGACCGATGTGGAACTGGGCTATGACGGCAGCCTTTACCTGTGCGACTTCGGCGGCGGGTGGAGCATCAATACGAATGGCGCCATCGAGAAACTGACCCCGAAGGATGCGGCCCTGAAAAAAGCCGGGGCGGAGACGCAGGTCATCTTTGCCAAAGGTCTCAAAGACGAGCCCGTGGCAAAGCTGATGGCCTACCTGGAATCACCCGACAAACGCCTGCGGCAAGCGGCGCAGTTTGAGCTGGTGAAACGAAAAGAAACGACCGTGCTGACGGCACTAACCAATGATGCGACCAAGCCACTGAAGACCCGCCTGCATGGCATCTGGGCGCTGGACCAACTGGGCCGCCAGGGAGTGCCCGTGGGCGACACCCTCACCAGCCTAACCGAAGATAAGGAATCCGAAATCCGCGCGCAAGCCGCCCGTGCCCTGGGCAGTGTGCGGGTGCTGGAAAGCCAGGAGGCGCTGCTGGCGCTGCTGAAGGATGAATCACCCCGGGTGCGCTCACTGGCGGCCATCGCCCTGCAGCGGGTGACAAAGCCTGGGGATGCGAAGGTGACGGAGGCGCTCTATGAAGTGGCCGCCCGCCAGGGTGCTGGCGCGGTGGACCCCGTGCTGCGTCACGCGGTACTGTCTGCGCTGGATGTCATCGGCACCGTCCCAGCCGCCACCGCCCGTGCCCAGGCCGCAGAGCGGGAGGTGCGCCTCACGGCCCTGCTTTTCCTGCGCCGTCATCAGAGCCCGGAGTGCGCTCTGTTCCTGAAGGATAACGATGCGCAGATCCGCCGGGAAGCCGTGCGCGCGATTTATGACACCGCCGCTGTGGATGGCCCTGCAGGCGATGCCGTGGCGGCGCTGGCCCCTGAAGCGGCTGCTTTTCCCCCCACGCTCCAGCAGCGCATCGTGGCGGCAAATTACCGCCGGGGCGGGGCTGAAAATGCCCGCCACCTGCTGCACCTGGTGAAGGAGGCCAAGCTGGATGCCGCCACCCGCAGCGCCGCCCTGCATGCGCTCCGTCTGTGGGAAAAACAGATCGTCACCGATCCCGTGCTGGGCCTGTACCGCCCACTGCCCAAGGCTGAGCGCACACTGACTCGCCTGGGCCAGGCCATTGAGGCGGATCTGCGCGCTTTGCTGGCCAGTGAATTGCCACCGCAGCTCGCCTCACTGGCGCTCAAACTGGCGGCGGAAACAGGTGTGCGGCTGGAGCCCAAAACGCTGCAAAACTTTACGGCCAACCCGGCTCTGGCGGCGGAGGTGCGCACGGCGGCACTGGACAGTCTGGTGACTTCTGCCCCTGCGGAAGCTGGCGAACAGGTGCGCCGTTTGATGGCCGATGCCAACCCTGCTGTCTCCGCGGCAGCCCTGACGCACGGTTACACCTTGAAGCTGGATGGACTGGCGGAGATCTCCCGCGCGGCCATCGCCTCCGGCCCGCTGGTGAAAGCCCGCGCAGGCATCGCCGGCCTCACCACCACCCACCCGGAAGAGATCGCCACGCTGTGGCAAAAACGCGAGAGCAACGGCCTGCGCCGGGGTCTGTGGCTGGATGTTTTCCTGGCCCTGCAAGCACAGACCACCCCCGCCACCCAGGCCCTGGTGAGCGCGCATGTGGCCAGTGCGCCAGATGCCGTCTATCGCCTCAGCGAAACCGGCGGTGACGCCCTGCGTGGAGAGTCCGTGTTTCGCAATCAAGGTGGCTGCCTGCAATGCCACAAGGTGGGCAGTGACGGCGGCATCCAGGGGCCTGACCTAACCAAAATTGGTGAACGACTGAAGGCGGATAAACTGGTGGAATCCCTGGTCAATCCGAATGCCGTCATCGCCCCCGGTTACGGCCTGGCCGCCATCACGATGAAAGACGGCACGCTGCTCATGGGCCGCTTGGCGAAGGAAAACAAAGACGCGGTGGAAATCGTGGGCATGGATGGCAAGCCCGCCAAGCTGGAGCGCAGCACCATCGCCAGCATCGCCCCGCCGGTTTCAGCCATGCCACCGCTGGGTACGGCCCTGCCACCACGGGATCTGCGTGACCTTGTGGCCTACCTGGCCAGCCGCACCGCCGCTAACAAAAAGGCTGGCAAGGATGAAGCGAGCCACGGCGACGAGAAAATCGCAAAGTGA
- a CDS encoding Nif3-like dinuclear metal center hexameric protein → MKLTDLTAHLDTLLRIRELPDYAPAVNGLQLANRPGEVSHIVAAVDATLPVVKKAIAAGADLLIVHHGMFWSGLQPWTGATFERLSLALENNLAIYSVHLPLDVHPQLGNNAQIAQAMQLQPSGGFLDYKGLAVGVTCEVELPLDEVISRFTTALDGGRVHVCAGGPQTTRKIGISSGGSGSEVAAAARAGVDTFITGEGPHWSYTLAEELGINVLYGGHYATETFGVKALAQHLQDQFGLPWTFVDHPTGL, encoded by the coding sequence ATGAAGCTGACTGACCTCACGGCCCATCTCGATACCCTCCTGCGCATCCGCGAACTGCCAGACTACGCCCCCGCCGTGAACGGCCTGCAACTGGCGAATCGCCCCGGCGAGGTCAGCCACATCGTCGCCGCTGTGGATGCCACCTTGCCCGTGGTGAAAAAGGCCATCGCCGCCGGGGCAGACCTGCTCATCGTCCATCACGGCATGTTTTGGAGCGGCCTCCAGCCGTGGACCGGCGCCACGTTTGAGCGCCTCAGCCTCGCCTTGGAAAACAACCTCGCCATTTACAGCGTCCACCTGCCTTTGGATGTGCATCCGCAGTTAGGCAACAACGCCCAGATCGCCCAGGCCATGCAGTTGCAGCCCAGCGGTGGATTTCTGGATTACAAAGGCCTGGCCGTCGGCGTCACGTGCGAGGTGGAGCTTCCCTTGGACGAAGTCATCTCCCGCTTCACCACCGCCCTGGATGGCGGCCGCGTGCACGTCTGCGCCGGTGGCCCCCAGACCACCCGAAAGATCGGCATTTCCTCCGGAGGTTCCGGGTCCGAAGTCGCCGCCGCCGCGCGTGCCGGGGTGGATACCTTCATCACCGGGGAAGGCCCGCACTGGAGCTACACCCTGGCGGAAGAACTGGGCATCAATGTCCTCTACGGCGGCCATTACGCCACCGAGACCTTCGGCGTCAAAGCCCTGGCCCAGCATCTCCAGGACCAGTTCGGCCTGCCGTGGACGTTTGTGGACCACCCCACCGGGCTGTAA
- a CDS encoding DNA-3-methyladenine glycosylase, whose product MAFLTNDYFERDVLTVARDLIGIELVWQGCSGIIVETEAYAVEGDPACHTATRPSARVFVKSQPPGTAYVYFNYGMYWLFNLLVKGGERDGLILIRALDPRLGLAEMQQRRQRPKVTDLCSGPGKLALALGIGGIHHGAPLAGRHRLKGCGLRPGPENLEVLSDVRVGISQAADFPWRYLARDNPHVSVKHGRVKPPVTRHFASDPLMASSARSSPPR is encoded by the coding sequence ATGGCTTTCCTAACCAACGATTATTTCGAGCGCGACGTCCTCACCGTCGCCCGCGACCTCATCGGGATCGAGCTCGTCTGGCAGGGCTGCTCAGGCATCATCGTCGAGACCGAGGCCTACGCCGTGGAGGGCGATCCCGCCTGCCACACCGCCACCCGGCCCAGCGCGCGCGTGTTTGTGAAAAGCCAGCCCCCCGGCACCGCCTACGTCTATTTTAACTACGGCATGTACTGGCTGTTTAACCTCCTGGTGAAGGGCGGCGAACGCGACGGCCTCATCCTCATCCGTGCGCTGGATCCCCGCCTCGGTCTGGCCGAAATGCAGCAGCGGCGGCAACGCCCGAAGGTGACCGATCTCTGCTCAGGCCCTGGCAAACTGGCCCTCGCGCTCGGCATCGGCGGCATCCATCACGGTGCCCCCCTGGCGGGCCGCCACCGGCTGAAAGGCTGCGGCCTCCGCCCCGGACCAGAAAACCTCGAAGTCCTCAGCGACGTCCGCGTCGGCATCAGCCAAGCCGCCGACTTCCCCTGGCGCTACCTCGCCCGAGACAACCCCCACGTCAGCGTCAAACACGGCCGCGTCAAACCTCCGGTCACCCGTCATTTCGCCTCAGATCCTCTCATGGCATCTTCGGCACGTAGCAGTCCTCCTCGGTGA
- the rpsU gene encoding 30S ribosomal protein S21, producing the protein MPEVQIRKGEPVDRALKRLKTKLEMEGILEEMRRLRAHENPKERTKRKARAAAKRGKIRFRFTLPKAPEGAAPTA; encoded by the coding sequence ATGCCCGAAGTCCAAATCCGCAAAGGTGAGCCTGTTGACCGCGCTCTCAAGCGTCTGAAAACCAAGCTCGAGATGGAAGGCATTCTCGAAGAAATGCGCCGCCTGCGCGCTCACGAAAACCCGAAAGAGCGCACCAAGCGCAAGGCCCGTGCGGCTGCGAAGCGTGGCAAGATCCGTTTCCGCTTCACCCTGCCGAAGGCTCCTGAGGGCGCTGCCCCGACGGCCTGA
- the vccB gene encoding Verru_Chthon cassette protein B, translated as MNTSLSLPLHKSSRSGFSLVEVVMAVGIMALGVVTILGLLPHGLKMTSQTANEQAETRIVDFLVGELQSTNWTTVDATPTQTRYFDDQGLELDQTNPDFGILLTYVVQVNVPEYDVRLPNNDGNMVANQNLRRVIIKMIAAPLRDFNFDNPTSAVPIKIFTQSIANMGIAHNLP; from the coding sequence ATGAACACCTCCCTCTCCCTCCCTCTGCACAAGTCTTCCCGAAGTGGTTTCTCTTTGGTGGAAGTGGTGATGGCGGTGGGCATCATGGCTTTGGGAGTGGTGACGATCCTGGGCCTGCTGCCGCACGGGCTGAAGATGACGAGCCAGACGGCGAATGAGCAGGCGGAGACGCGCATTGTGGATTTCCTGGTCGGAGAGCTTCAGTCCACGAACTGGACGACCGTTGATGCGACGCCGACGCAGACGCGTTACTTTGATGATCAGGGCCTGGAACTGGACCAGACCAATCCGGATTTTGGCATTTTGCTCACCTACGTGGTGCAGGTGAACGTTCCCGAGTACGACGTGCGGCTGCCGAACAATGACGGCAACATGGTGGCCAATCAGAATCTGCGCCGGGTGATCATCAAGATGATCGCTGCACCGCTGAGAGATTTTAATTTTGATAACCCGACTTCTGCCGTGCCGATCAAAATCTTCACGCAGTCCATCGCCAACATGGGGATAGCCCACAATCTGCCTTGA